AGATTCAGAGTGAAGAGCTGGTTCGCTTTGTGGAGGATTTCGATCTTTCCATGATCACGGCGTTTGATGCTGAAGGCAACCGCCCGAGATTGGCGGAATATCTGGAGCGTATCATCGATAAAGTACAGGAACTCAGCATTCTGATTAATGAGCGTTATCTATCCCATGTGCAGTCCACCAGCAAACTCTCCACGCTGGTAGGAGGTGGATCATGATGTATCACCTGCGGCACCGCACTACATTTGAATATTCCAACCCCGTTACCTTTGTCTACAATGTACTGCGGCTCAAGCCGCGCACACTTCCCTGGCAACAGATTCGCTCTTCCAAACTGACTATTTTTCCCGAACCGGCGGTATTGGCAGAACGAACCGATTACTTCGGAAATACGGTGACGTTCTGTAATATTGAGATGAAACACGACAGTATGCAGATCCTCATGGAAAGCACGGTCGAAGTTCAGCCCCGCCCGACCAGCACCCTCAAGGGCGTTGCCTGGGACACGGTGCGTGAACGGCTCCGCGGAGCAACTTCTCCCGAAGGACTGGATGCCTTCCAGTTCTGCTTTGACTCGGAAGCCGTTTCACGGTTAGCGGAGAGCGAGGACTACTGCAGACCCTCCTGTAAACCGGGCGCATCAGCCCATGCTGTTGCGATAGACCTGATGGCGCGCATCCATACGGATTTTATTTTCGACCCCACGGCCACAACGGTGTCAACCCCCGTTGAGGACGTCCTCAAAAACCGCAGGGGCGTCTGCCAGGATTTTGCGCATTTAATGATCAGCTGCCTGCGCAGCGTCGGCATACCCACGCGCTATAACAGCGGCTACATCCAGACCGCCCCGCCGCCCGGACAGCCCCGGCTCGAAGGAGCCGATGCCTCGCACGCCTGGGTGGGGGTCTACTGCCCCGTAAACGGCTGGCTGGATCTCGACCCCACGAATAATCAAATAGCCGACGATCAATTCATCACCATCGGCTGGGGAAGAGACTACCAGGATATCAGCCCCGTATCCGGTGTTATGCTCGGCGGAGGCCGGCATCAGGTCCGGGCGGAGGTCGATATGATTCCCGAATCAGAACTTCAGCAGTTCCAGCAGCAGCAACAGTAAATATCAAAACGAAACCCAACCAGAGCTCTACAAAACTCCCCTGATTTCCCGCAGCAACTCATCCTGCGCCTTACCGGAACAGGCAATCACATGATCAGCATGCCTGAGATAGAGCGGCCGACGCTCTTCATAAAGATCCGCCAGCGTCATACCGGGCCGGATCACCAC
This is a stretch of genomic DNA from Pontiella agarivorans. It encodes these proteins:
- a CDS encoding transglutaminase family protein gives rise to the protein MMYHLRHRTTFEYSNPVTFVYNVLRLKPRTLPWQQIRSSKLTIFPEPAVLAERTDYFGNTVTFCNIEMKHDSMQILMESTVEVQPRPTSTLKGVAWDTVRERLRGATSPEGLDAFQFCFDSEAVSRLAESEDYCRPSCKPGASAHAVAIDLMARIHTDFIFDPTATTVSTPVEDVLKNRRGVCQDFAHLMISCLRSVGIPTRYNSGYIQTAPPPGQPRLEGADASHAWVGVYCPVNGWLDLDPTNNQIADDQFITIGWGRDYQDISPVSGVMLGGGRHQVRAEVDMIPESELQQFQQQQQ